A window from Zingiber officinale cultivar Zhangliang chromosome 7A, Zo_v1.1, whole genome shotgun sequence encodes these proteins:
- the LOC121999375 gene encoding probable protein S-acyltransferase 22, with product MVFALLLLILQWAVGMLVLILCFVERRRFSAEIVSKLGSSFSLAPFIIVVAVCTLLAMVATLPVAQLFFFHILLIKKGISTYDYIIALREQDQEQEQLAVGGQQSPQMSQVSSFTGLSSTSSFNQFHRGAWCTPPRLFLEDQLSLES from the exons aTGGTGTTTGCTCTTCTCTTG CTTATTCTGCAGTGGGCTGTTGGGATGCTTGTGCTGATACTGTGTTTTGTTGAGAGAAGGAGATTTTCTGCTGAAATTGTTTCAAAGCTGGGTAGTAGCTTTTCCTTGGCACCCTTTATCATTGTGGTG GCTGTGTGCACTTTATTAGCCATGGTTGCTACTCTTCCAGTTGCACAACTTTTCTTCTTccatattcttttaataaaaaag GGAATCAGCACCTATGATTACATTATTGCTTTGAGGGAGCAAGATCAGGAGCAGGAGCAACTTGCTGTTGGTGGGCAGCAAAGTCCGCAAATGTCCCAAGTGAGCTCTTTTACTGGACTAAGCAGCACCAGTTCTTTCAATCAATTCCATCGCGGTGCATGGTGTACTCCGCCAAGATTATTCCTTGAGGATCAg CTCTCGCTGGAAAGCTAA